Below is a window of Shinella sp. PSBB067 DNA.
GCGTCGCCAAGTTGAAGCCGTCCGAATATTGATAGCGGCGATCTCCACGACGAAGGCGGCGAGGGCCTTTTCGTCAAAGTGGCGGACGGCCGCGTTCCAGACCGCGTCCCCGGCGGACAGCCCAGGGTGGTCGAGCTCGTGGAGGTGGAAGGCGGCCGGATCGTCGAGATCGAATCGATCGCCGACCCGTCGCGGATCGCCCGCCATGGAGGTGGTGTATCCCTGATGCCGTAAGGCGGCGTCAGGCTGCCGGCTCGAACCGCAGGATTCCGGCGATCCGAGGGGCGGCGCCGGAATCCGAGGGATGGGTGACGCCGTCCATCACGTCCACGGCCGAAAAGTCGAAGGGGCTGACGCCTTCGATGCAGGCGACGTTGATGCCGAACTGGTTCGGGTTGGACCGGCGCTGGTGGTGGGTGTAGATGCCGCAGGTCTTGCAGAAATAGTGCTTCGCCGTGCCCGTATTGAACCGGTAGAGCGTCAGGTTGTCTTCGCCCTGCTCGAATTCGATATCGGCAAGCGCCGCGGAGACCGCAATCGCGCCGCGCATGCGGCAGTAGGAGCAGGTGCAGCGGCGGATGGTGTTGAACTCGTCCGTCAGCCGCACGCGGAACCGGACGGTGCCGCAGTGACAGGCCGCCGCATGCTGTCTTCTTTCGTCGCTCATGGTCGCCCTTCGCTCCTGCTCAATCCTGTTGCGGCTTACAATCGGTTGATGACACCGTCATGTCCGGCGCCGGCTAGATGCCGATCCGCCCGATCGCCGGTATCTTGATCGCCGGCCGCATGAGGTCGACGCCGGCGACGAGGCCCATGACGTGCAGTTCGAGGCCGGAGCGCATGCCGGCCGAAACGCCGAGAAGCCCGTAGAGCGTCGCATGCACGTCCCTGCCGTCGGCATCGACGGAAAAGAGCCTGCCCTCCGGCAGGTAGTCGCGCCCGACGGCATCCGGCGGCAGCACGACGCCGAGCTCCGGCACGGAGCGCAGCACATGCGCGACGAAGGTGTTGGAGTTCGGCCCCGGCCAGATGCGGTAGGCGCCGGGCTTCGAATAGGGATAGGCGGCGATCGCGCTCTCGATCTTCGGGATCAGCCGGGCCGCCTCCGCGCCGCTGACGCTGACGACCACGCGCGGCGTGTTGGAATACCAGTAGGCGTCCGGCGCATAGGCGTTCCTGCGCACCGGCGTGCCCCAGCCGACCTTGTCGTAGCGATTGTAGGTCGAGGCGTTGGCCGCCTTGGTGACGATCCAGGCGTGGCTTGCCACGGCGCCCTTCATGCCGCCCGTCGCGGCCGAGAAGATGTGGATCGTCGCCTGCGGCGTCTCCTTCGGTTTCGGCAGGATGCCGGCGGACGTCCAGTTCGCCTCGCGCCAGCTTGCGGGCCGGTCCCGGATGTACCAGTAGCCCGCCGAGGCGAGCGCCGGCATGAGGTAGATCGCGAGAAAGAGGGCGAGGACGTTCCTCAGCAATTTCATCGGGCGCTCCGAAAGCAAGTGGGCAGGGTCGCGGATTTCGGATAATACCGCAGCGGAAATCGGAAATTTGAGGGCATGATCATGGCAAACCCCGTCCTTGTCGAAGTCACGCGCGGTAATCTCGTCGAAAGCCGCCATCGCGGCATGGTCGTCGTGCTGGACGGCGATGGCAAGGTGGTGTTCTCGCAGGGCGACATCGATGCGGGCGTCTTCCCGCGCTCGGCCTGCAAGGCCATGCAGGCCCTGCCGCTCATCGAGAGCGGCGCGGCGGATGCCCATGCCTTCGGCGACCGGGAACTGGCGCTCGCCTGTTCCTCGCACAGCGGCGAGCCGGCGCATGTGCGCCTTGCCGGCATCATGCTCGCCGCCTCGGGCGTCGACGAGAGCGTGCTCGAATGCGGCTCGCACTGGTCCTTCGAGCAGCCGGTCCTCATCAGCCAGGCGCGCCTGCTCGACTATCCGACGGCGCTGCACAACAACTGCTCCGGCAAGCATGCCGGCTTCGTCTGCGCCGCCTGCCACACCGGCAAGGACCTTGAAGGCTATGTCCGCTACGAGCACCCCGTGCAGGCAGAGATTCGCGGCGTCATGGCGAACCTTACCGGCGCGGCGCTCGCGGTGGACAATTGCGGCACCGACGGCTGCTCGATCCCGACCTATGCCGTGCCGCTGAGAAGCCTTGCCCACG
It encodes the following:
- a CDS encoding GFA family protein, with the translated sequence MSDERRQHAAACHCGTVRFRVRLTDEFNTIRRCTCSYCRMRGAIAVSAALADIEFEQGEDNLTLYRFNTGTAKHYFCKTCGIYTHHQRRSNPNQFGINVACIEGVSPFDFSAVDVMDGVTHPSDSGAAPRIAGILRFEPAA
- a CDS encoding DUF3750 domain-containing protein gives rise to the protein MKLLRNVLALFLAIYLMPALASAGYWYIRDRPASWREANWTSAGILPKPKETPQATIHIFSAATGGMKGAVASHAWIVTKAANASTYNRYDKVGWGTPVRRNAYAPDAYWYSNTPRVVVSVSGAEAARLIPKIESAIAAYPYSKPGAYRIWPGPNSNTFVAHVLRSVPELGVVLPPDAVGRDYLPEGRLFSVDADGRDVHATLYGLLGVSAGMRSGLELHVMGLVAGVDLMRPAIKIPAIGRIGI
- a CDS encoding asparaginase, which encodes MANPVLVEVTRGNLVESRHRGMVVVLDGDGKVVFSQGDIDAGVFPRSACKAMQALPLIESGAADAHAFGDRELALACSSHSGEPAHVRLAGIMLAASGVDESVLECGSHWSFEQPVLISQARLLDYPTALHNNCSGKHAGFVCAACHTGKDLEGYVRYEHPVQAEIRGVMANLTGAALAVDNCGTDGCSIPTYAVPLRSLAHGFAKMATGVGLAPVRAKAARRLIDACMSEPFYVAGTRRACTRLMEAAPGRIFAKTGAEGVFCAAIPEKGIAIALKCEDGTTRAAESMVAATLARFFTDEPAVHATLMAMANRSMSNWNGIHVGDIRVTDAFAA